From a single Polyangiaceae bacterium genomic region:
- a CDS encoding sigma 54-interacting transcriptional regulator — translation MADVTETRRGPEQVASSRAVVGVVAIFSEAGPGALPRPLAVSSRFRVGRGEGVAFRLDDSQVSREHVELAPAQGGVAVTDLGSRNGTFIDGAKVEAPGTFAPVGACIRCGKSLLAVVNDVALFQKNPPSLTPPLVGSARMAEVRRLVATVAPFSYAVLILGETGTGKERVAEALHAASDRPGAYVPVNSSAIPHNLMESELFGHARGAFSGSHQARAGLFRAADRGTLFLDEIADLPLEAQAKLLRTLETGEVRAVGEDHTSVVDVRVVSATNANLDDLSRAGRFRADLLHRISTWRITLPPLRERLEDVPLLSAHFLPSGAPGFSVEAMERMVLWRWPGNVRELKSAVVTAAARASAEGVAQILVGHLPEVLSAGNAPAAPPSGPDADGMFRARVETALALREGNVAQVARDLGCGRPWLYQEIKRLGIDINAFRKR, via the coding sequence ATGGCCGACGTCACCGAAACCCGGCGGGGGCCCGAGCAAGTCGCGTCGTCGCGCGCCGTGGTCGGCGTGGTCGCGATCTTCAGCGAGGCGGGGCCCGGGGCGTTGCCTCGCCCCCTGGCCGTGAGCTCGCGCTTTCGCGTTGGCCGCGGCGAAGGCGTCGCGTTTCGTCTGGACGACTCGCAGGTGTCGCGGGAGCACGTGGAGCTGGCCCCCGCCCAGGGTGGGGTCGCGGTCACGGATCTGGGCAGCCGCAACGGGACCTTCATCGATGGCGCGAAGGTGGAAGCGCCCGGCACCTTTGCACCCGTCGGCGCTTGCATCCGCTGCGGCAAGAGCTTGCTGGCGGTGGTGAACGACGTCGCGCTGTTCCAGAAGAACCCGCCGAGCTTGACGCCGCCCCTGGTCGGCAGCGCGCGCATGGCGGAGGTGCGCCGGCTGGTCGCAACGGTGGCGCCGTTCTCCTACGCCGTGTTGATCCTGGGCGAGACGGGCACCGGCAAGGAGCGCGTGGCGGAAGCCTTGCACGCCGCCAGCGACCGCCCCGGCGCCTACGTGCCGGTGAACTCCAGTGCCATCCCCCACAACCTGATGGAGTCGGAGCTCTTCGGGCACGCTCGCGGCGCCTTCTCGGGATCGCATCAGGCACGAGCAGGGCTGTTCCGCGCCGCCGACCGCGGCACGCTGTTCTTGGACGAGATCGCCGATCTGCCACTGGAAGCGCAGGCCAAATTGCTGCGCACCCTGGAGACGGGTGAGGTCCGCGCAGTGGGTGAGGACCACACCAGCGTGGTGGACGTGCGCGTGGTGTCGGCCACCAACGCCAACCTCGACGATCTCAGCCGCGCGGGACGCTTCCGCGCGGATCTCCTGCACCGCATCTCCACCTGGCGCATCACGCTGCCGCCGCTTCGAGAGCGCCTCGAGGACGTGCCCCTGCTCTCAGCCCACTTCCTGCCGAGTGGGGCGCCGGGGTTTTCGGTGGAAGCCATGGAACGCATGGTCTTGTGGCGCTGGCCGGGCAACGTGCGGGAGCTGAAGAGCGCGGTGGTGACCGCCGCCGCCCGCGCGAGCGCCGAAGGCGTGGCTCAGATCCTGGTCGGCCATCTGCCGGAGGTGCTGTCCGCCGGCAACGCGCCGGCAGCGCCGCCCTCGGGCCCGGACGCTGACGGCATGTTCCGCGCACGGGTGGAGACCGCCCTCGCGCTGCGGGAGGGCAACGTGGCGCAAGTGGCTCGCGACCTCGGCTGCGGTCGACCGTGGCTGTACCAAGAGATCAAGCGGCTGGGCATCGACATCAACGCGTTCCGGAAGCGATGA
- a CDS encoding PEGA domain-containing protein: MGRHTATLLALVTLTSSAEAADKAQCLSSYEAAQRHKNAGELSAAKTDLLVCVEADCPALLRSDCETWLREVTASMASVVLVAPVPGARVLLDGKPFVNAVTEEPREVEPGAHTFRFEAPGHEAVEKRITLAAGEKNRRVEADFPAPPPKREVPSGPPTISYVLAGVGAVGLLSFGYFGLSGLSGRSDLEDCKGSCAQDDVDDVQADFTRADVSLAVAAVALGGAAYFYFGSDSKKEQSGSARVGIAPTASGVSTAVHVSF, encoded by the coding sequence ATGGGTCGCCACACCGCCACGCTCCTCGCGCTGGTCACGCTCACGTCGAGCGCTGAGGCCGCAGACAAGGCCCAATGCCTTTCGTCCTACGAGGCCGCTCAGCGCCACAAGAACGCAGGGGAGCTGTCTGCCGCCAAGACGGACCTCTTGGTGTGCGTCGAGGCGGACTGCCCCGCACTCTTGCGTTCGGACTGCGAGACCTGGCTGCGGGAGGTGACGGCGAGCATGGCCAGCGTCGTGCTGGTCGCGCCGGTGCCGGGCGCGCGGGTGCTGCTCGACGGCAAGCCTTTCGTGAACGCCGTCACGGAGGAGCCCCGGGAGGTCGAGCCCGGGGCGCACACGTTCCGCTTCGAAGCGCCGGGTCACGAGGCCGTGGAGAAACGCATCACCCTCGCGGCGGGAGAAAAGAACCGGCGCGTGGAAGCCGATTTCCCGGCCCCCCCACCGAAAAGGGAAGTGCCCAGCGGTCCTCCGACCATCAGCTACGTGCTGGCCGGAGTCGGTGCCGTGGGCCTGTTGAGCTTCGGCTACTTCGGCCTCTCGGGCCTCAGCGGTCGCTCCGACCTCGAAGACTGCAAGGGCAGCTGCGCTCAGGACGACGTCGACGACGTGCAGGCCGACTTTACCCGGGCCGACGTGTCCTTGGCCGTGGCGGCCGTGGCCTTGGGCGGCGCCGCGTACTTCTACTTCGGCTCGGACTCGAAGAAGGAGCAGAGCGGCAGCGCCCGCGTCGGCATCGCGCCGACGGCTAGCGGTGTTTCGACCGCCGTCCACGTGAGCTTCTGA